A genomic region of Mus musculus strain C57BL/6J chromosome 7, GRCm38.p6 C57BL/6J contains the following coding sequences:
- the Qprt gene encoding nicotinate-nucleotide pyrophosphorylase [carboxylating], whose protein sequence is MDPEGLQLLLPPTTLAALANSWLQEDCPGLNFASLVTGSAPSQAVLWAKSPGVLAGRPFFDAIFTQLNCQVSWFLPEGSKLVPVVKVAEVKGPAHHLLLGERVALNTLARCSGIASAAATAVEVARSTGWTGHVAGTRKTTPGFRLVEKYGLQVGGAACHRYDLGGMVMVKDNHVVAAGSMERAVLKARQAAGFSLKVEVECSSLEEAFRAAEAGADLVMLDNFKPEELHPTAATLKARFPSVSVEASGGVTLDNLTQFCGTHIDVISLGMLTQAAPALDFSLKLFAEGDTPVPHARRF, encoded by the exons GCCTGCAGCTCCTGTTACCCCCTACAACCTTGGCAGCCCTGGCGAACAGCTGGCTGCAAGAGGACTGCCCGGGCCTCAATTTTGCATCCTTGGTTACCGGGTCGGCACCCTCGCAGGCTGTGCTGTGGGCCAAATCTCCTGGGGTTCTGGCAGGGCGACCCTTCTTTGACGCCATCTTCACTCAACTCAACTGCCAAGTGTCCTGGTTCCTCCCGGAGGGATCGAAGCTGGTACCTGTGGTCAAGGTGGCAGAGGTCAAGGGACCTGCCCACCACCTGCTCTTGGGGGAACGGGTGGCTCTTAACACCCTGGCCCGCTGCAGTGGGATTGCCAGCGCGGCAGCGACAGCTGTGGAGGTGGCCAGGAGCACCGGCTGGACTGGACACGTGGCGGGCACGAGGAAGACGACACCTGGGTTCCGACTGGTGGAGAAGTATGGGCTCCAAGTAGGCGGGGCAGCATGCCACCGCTACGACCTGGGAGGGATGGTGATGGTGAAAGACAACCATGTAGTGGCGGCCGGCAGCATGGAAAGG GCAGTGCTGAAGGCTCGGCAGGCAGCCGGGTTTTCCCTGAAGGTAGAGGTGGAATGTAGCAGCCTGGAGGAGGCCTTTCGGGCAGCAGAGGCTGGGGCTGACCTGGTAATGCTGGACAACTTTAAGCCTGAG GAGCTGCACCCCACAGCAGCTACACTTAAAGCCAGATTCCCCAGCGTGTCGGTGGAAGCCAGTGGGGGCGTCACACTGGACAACCTCACCCAGTTCTGTGGGACACACATTGACGTCATCTCGTTGGGAATGCTGACCCAGGCTGCTCCAGCCCTGGATTTTTCCCTCAAACTGTTTGCTGAAGGAGATACCCCAGTGCCTCACGCTCGCCGGTTCTAA